One Coccinella septempunctata chromosome X, icCocSept1.1, whole genome shotgun sequence genomic window carries:
- the LOC123321748 gene encoding uncharacterized protein LOC123321748 produces MVSGGLPSGPKKRAWVPTKSRTPKQRKRKEGPIPPPPLAPPKVSSLRERGQTLLPRRAKRRRRPFPPGLFPRLVKRPGRGRRWEERSKPQHLVMARLFKCLQANVQHSKAGSYLLGKRILDERIDIALIQEPWVTSRGRINGLSNLPGKVISLGSGESPRSCIFVRNTIDIFVLTGFCSRDVTSILVKLPMETGTKELVICSAYFPGDTMFPPPNEVRKLVAFCRGKNLQLLVACDANSHHTTWGSTDINERGHCRLRAHLKKLKIVNDPLCFHYRLWAQQQSCESTVIIEVKRNLF; encoded by the exons ATGGTTTCGGGAGGGTTACCTTCCGGGCCAAAGAAAAGGGCATGGGTGCCGACAAAGAGTCGGACACCCAAACAAAGAAAGAGGAAGGAGGGGCCAATCCCTCCACCTCCGTTGGCACCTCCAAAGGTGAGCTCGCTGAGGGAGAGAGGTCAAACTCTGCTCCCTCGACGAGCAAAGCGCCGCAGGCGTCCCTTCCCACCGGGGCTCTTCCCAAGGCTGGTAAAACGGCCAGGAAGGGGCCGGCGGTGGGAAGAAAGAAGTAAGCCGCAACATCTAGTGATGGCGCGGCTCTTCAAATGCCTGCAGGCTAATGTGCAACATTCCAAGGCTGGATCCTACCTCCTTGGAAAACGAATCCTGGACGAGAGGATAGATATCGCCCTCATCCAGGAACCTTGGGTTACTTCCCGAGGCCGAATCAACGGCCTCAGTAACCTTCCTGGCAAGGTAATATCACTTGGATCTGGGGAATCACCCAGGTCCTGTATCTTTGTCAGGAACACTATTGACATTTTTGTACTTACAGGATTCTGTTCCAGAGATGTAACATCCATCCTGGTAAAACTTCCCATGGAAACGGGCACTAAAGAACTGGTCATCTGTTCTGCCTACTTCCCTGGTGATACCATGTTCCCCCCGCCAAATGAAGTGCGAAAATTAGTTGCCTTCTGCAGGGGGAAAAACCTTCAACTCCTCGTTGCTTGCGATGCCAACTCCCATCACACTACGTGGGGTAGCACGGACATCAACGAAAGAG gacactgcagactcagagcccacctcaaaaaactcaagATCGTCAACgacccactct GCTTCCActacaggttatgggcccagcaACAAAGCTGTGAAAGTACGGTGATAATCGAAGTTAAAAGGAATCTTTTCTGA
- the LOC123321749 gene encoding uncharacterized protein LOC123321749: MFPLATPPTHTRSYLEIYVMAYDLYSSHRRRHKISSNNLTVTRADKNAGLVILPTSVYNEKTLKFFEDNNIHANVTNILTRYTTRLNKLLRTALPTLQKFTPSLNIHNIKEKNPQIPNLYSLIKLHKVDKSIRPITSAHGSPAHKVSKVINHILTHQLGYKSPMSVKNSIELVNIIESTKLDSNNEYILVSFGIVNLYTNIPVAESLSLLREFLNACQTLRDFNIDNEDIQTIMNLMELISKQNFFSFNGNVYTMTDGVPMGSPISGLLAEIFVAYLESLIIKHHLSHKIILWRRYVDDIFCIWSGTLDELNSFLTFINSLSRIKFTLEISDNNNINFLDLNITLNPDNSFNYNIYRKPTQTDVVIPKFSYHSPQIKRTAFYFLLNRLLNIPLTKTDYNKELGNIYKIATNNGYPVQFVDNILASIKEKRIYKKVYPHTPIKKTYVVVPYFHGFNCKLKSLLSNHDLALINSSHKTLERLLVNNKPKKNNAQKSGIYKINCDNCPAFYIGMTTRAAGIRFNEHVKNRPASAMGSHLHENEHSASLEGLTIIHESDDFWRLTLLEQLEILKNKNSEHLLNEIKDFPNPNLFKLVLFPNQ, from the exons ATGTTTCCCTTGGCCACACCTCCAACACATACCAGGTCTTATCTCGAGATATACGTTATGGCCTATGATCTTTACAGTTCGCACCGACGGAG ACATAAAATCTCGTCTAACAACCTCACAGTCACTAGAGCAGACAAAAATGCAGGTCTGGTTATCCTTCCAACTTCTgtttataatgaaaaaacattaaaattctTCGAAGACAATAACATTCACGCAAACGTAACTAACATCTTGACAAGGTACACCACTCGATTGAACAAGCTACTCAGGACGGCCTTGCCTACCCTTCAGAAGTTCACCCCTAGTTTAAACATTCATAACATTAAAGAAAAGAACCCACAGATCCCAAATCTATATAGTCTTATAAAACTTCATAAAGTAGACAAGAGCATCAGACCTATAACTTCAGCACACGGTTCACCAGCCCATAAGGTATCAAAGGTCATCAACCACATCTTGACCCATCAATTAGGCTATAAATCACCCATGTCTGTAAAAAATTCGATAGAATTAGTCAACATCATAGAATCCACCAAATTAGACTCGAACAATGAGTATATTTTAGTTTCCTTCGGCATAGTTAATCTTTACACAAACATTCCAGTCGCAGAATCCCTCTCTTTACTGAGGGAATTCCTGAATGCTTGTCAGACCCTAAGAGACTTCAATATTGATAACGAAGACATCCAAACGATAATGAACTTAATGGAACTTATTTCTAAGCAAAATTTCTTCAGCTTCAATGGCAATGTTTACACTATGACAGATGGTGTACCTATGGGTTCACCCATCAGTGGACTTCTTGCAGAGATCTTCGTAGCTTACTTGGAGTCTCTAATCATCAAACACCACTTATCACATAAAATAATTCTTTGGAGAAGGTACGTTGATGACATATTCTGTATATGGTCTGGAACCCTTGACGAATTAAACTCCTTTCTCACGTTCATCAACTCCCTATCCAGAATTAAATTCACACTAGAGATTTCCGATAACAACAATATTAACTTCTTGGACTTGAACATTACTCTGAACCCCGACAATTCGTTTAACTATAATATTTACAGAAAGCCCACACAAACTGACGTTGTGATCCCTAAGTTCTCCTACCACTCACCCCAGATCAAGAGGACAGCCTTCTACTTTCTTCTGAACCGCCTGCTTAACATTCCCCTTACTAAAACAGACTACAATAAAGAACTTGGTAACATCTACAAGATTGCCACCAACAATGGCTACCCTGTACAATTTGTGGACAACATCTTAGCCTCTATCAAAGAAAAACGCATTTACAAGAAAGTGTACCCTCATACTCCTATCAAGAAAACTTATGTGGTGGTTCCTTACTTCCATGGATTCAACTGCAAGTTAAAATCTCTACTTTCCAATCACGACCTAGCCCTCATTAACAGCTCACATAAAACTTTAGAGAGACTACTGGTTAACAATAAACCAAAGAAAAACAACGCCCAAAAAAGTGgaatttataaaataaattgcGACAACTGCCCTGCCTTCTATATTGGTATGACAACCAGAGCCGCAGGAATCAGATTTAATGAACATGTCAAGAATAGACCAGCTTCAGCGATGGGTAGCCACTTGCATGAAAATGAACATTCCGCTTCACTCGAGGGACTGACCATAATTCACGAAAGCGACGACTTCTGGAGACTAACTCTTCTAGAACAACTCGAGATTCTGAAGAACAAAAATAGTGAACACCTCCTCAACGAGATTAAAGATTTTCCTAACCCAAATTTGTTCAAACTAGTTCTCTTTCCCAACCAATGA
- the LOC123321747 gene encoding uncharacterized protein LOC123321747 yields MSEYDIIFLTETWLDDNILDSEVLNNSYKVYRRDRRSGSSPKSRGGGVLVAVSNNLTSFSESSWCSEAEDIWVTIVPDRGSKARVHIGCAYIPPRDMVALTSFTSSLCDIVNNNNCNDTFVICGDFNLPEIKWNMNPLNSFCTPSNARDPCSASFVDAISLSGLNQFNSFVNVSGNTLDLVLNNNFNITDFQLSEFPLVPEDPSHNTLQFNINVPVQHKKCLGNSRNRNFNRADFGAINEALGAIDWTSELSCQDLDTAVDRFYEILDAIFDSSVPSYPKYCRKYPTWYSLASIKTIREKKKFHKRWKMYANSLDFATFRLLRARAGHLISEDYKKYLASVEGSIVDDPKFFWRYVGNKKGSPCLPDSVSTPSGVSTSPQEICNKFSDYFASVFLPSSAIIYNEPSEGVPLHLSNFSIERDDIRTKITSMRNGSPGPDGIPSSFLKNCCDVIVEPLFILFNKSLKDGCFPYKWKVSSITPIFKSGNKNLVENYRPISKLCAIEFFFMPMI; encoded by the exons ATGAGTGAATATGATATAATTTTTCTAACGGAAACTTGGCTCGATGATAATATCTTAGACTCTGAGGTACTAAATAACTCCTATAAAGTCTACCGACGAGATAGAAGGTCTGGCTCGTCGCCCAAGAGTAGGGGGGGTGGTGTTCTAGTGGCAGTCTCGAATAATCTCACGAGTTTTTCTGAGAGCTCCTGGTGCTCAGAAGCTGAGGACATTTGGGTAACTATAGTTCCTGATCGGGGTAGCAAAGCTAGAGTTCACATTGGATGTGCCTACATCCCACCGAGAGACATGGTGGCGTTAACTTCCTTTACAAGTAGCCTATGTGATatagttaataataataattgtaacgaTACCTTTGTTATCTGCGGCGACTTCAACTTGCCAGAAATAAAGTGGAATATGAACCCACTAAATTCCTTCTGTACCCCAAGTAATGCTAGAGATCCCTGTTCGGCTTCCTTCGTGGACGCCATTTCCCTCTCGGGCTTGAATCAGTTCAACAGCTTTGTCAATGTTTCCGGCAATACACTTGACTTAGTTCTTAATAACAATTTCAATATAACCGATTTTCAACTCTCTGAATTCCCTCTAGTTCCTGAAGATCCAAGTCATAATACTTTACAGTTTAATATAAATGTTCCTGTTCAACATAAGAAATGTTTGGGTAATTCACGCAATCGAAATTTCAACCGTGCTGACTTTGGTGCGATAAATGAAGCTCTTGGTGCCATAGATTGGACCAGCGAGTTGTCTTGCCAAGATCTAGATACTGCTGTGGATAGATTCTATGAGATTTTGGATGCTATATTTGATAGTTCAGTCCCTTCCTATCCCAAATACTGCAGAAAATATCCAACTTGGTACTCCCTAGCTTCTATCAAAACCATaagggaaaagaaaaaatttcataagcGGTGGAAGATGTATGCCAACTCGTTGGATTTCGCTACATTCAGGCTTTTGAGGGCTAGAGCCGGGCATCTGATCTCAGAGGATTACAAAAAGTATTTGGCGAGTGTGGAGGGTAGCATTGTGGATGATCCGAAGTTTTTCTGGCGATATGTGGGGAATAAGAAGGGTTCTCCTTGTTTGCCTGATTCTGTCAGTACACCCAGTGGTGTCTCGACTAGCCCGCAGGAAATTTGTAATAAGTTCTCTGATTATTTTGCCTCAGTTTTTCTTCCTTCCTCGGCTATAATCTATAATGAACCTTCTGAAGGGGTTCCTCTGCATTTATCTAATTTCAGTATTGAGCGCGATGATATCCGCACTAAGATCACGTCCATGCGTAATGGGAGTCCTGGCCCTGATGGTATTCCTTCCTCTTTCCTGAAAAATTGTTGCGATGTGATTGTTGAACctctatttattttattcaacaaGTCTTTAAAGGATGGTTGCTTCCCTTATAAATGGAAAGTTAGCAGTATCACCCCTATATTCAAATCAGGGAATAAAAATCTTGTAGAGAACTACAGACCTATTTCTAAACTCTGCGCGATTG AGTTCTTCTTTATGCCGATGATCTGA
- the LOC123321745 gene encoding uncharacterized protein LOC123321745, with translation MPGVSWNCGGCWSGGDVHKRRSLAFPVHNVVEASPDSLSVLQNIQSEMKSLVAKYETLLESVNFCSDSVSSFERSMSAIDRMMVDMERITRENMQLKSTVKDLQERMEVLEQQSRVNNLEICGVPEKANENVSHIISKVAEVIGCPINSSDVDSFYRVPTFDISRPKPIVVKFTSKQKRDDFLGASKTKRRQSLQPNKGLKIENISDNLYINEHLTPENKKLLKKTKEVTRSKNYKFAWTRNGFIFVRKDDRSRVVRVSSEEDLSKIV, from the coding sequence ATGCCTGGGGTTTCTTGGAACTGCGGTGGATGCTGGAGCGGGGGAGATGTGCATAAGCGGCGATCGCTCGCCTTTCCTGTGCATAATGTTGTGGAGGCCTCCCCAGACTCGCTCAGCGTGCTGCAGAATATTCAATCAGAAATGAAGTCCCTTGTTGCTAAATATGAAACTCTTCTTGAATCCGTCAACTTCTGTAGTGACTCCGTCTCTTCGTTTGAGCGCAGCATGTCTGCGATTGATCGAATGATGGTCGATATGGAGCGGATAACCAGAGAAAATATGCAGCTGAAATCTACCGTGAAGGATTTACAGGAGCGCATGGAGGTATTGGAGCAACAGAGTAGAGTCAACAACTTGGAGATCTGTGGTGTTCCCGAGAAAGCCAATGAGAACGTTTCTCATATCATATCTAAGGTTGCAGAGGTTATTGGTTGTCCCATTAACTCATCCGATGTGGATAGTTTTTACAGAGTCCCAACATTTGACATTTCTAGACCAAAGCCTATCGTGGTTAAGTTCACATCGAAACAGAAGCGGGATGATTTTCTCGGAGCATCTAAGACCAAACGTCGTCAGTCACTGCAACCTAACAAGGGCTTGAAGATTGAGAATATCTCTGATAATTTATATATTAATGAACACTTGACTCCAGAAAACAAGAAACTTCTGAAAAAGACCAAAGAGGTCACACGCAGCAAAAACTATAAGTTTGCTTGGACACGCAATGGTTTCATCTTCGTTAGAAAGGATGATAGGTCGAGGGTCGTTAGGGTCTCTAGTGAAGAGGATCTATCTAAGATCGTATAA